From a region of the Lactuca sativa cultivar Salinas chromosome 4, Lsat_Salinas_v11, whole genome shotgun sequence genome:
- the LOC111877357 gene encoding UPF0235 protein At5g63440 isoform X1 — protein MPKRTTHTYSSEDAAPDGPDSDLFVYYCKHCSSHVLITDTQLQKMPKRKTDKAYALDKKKHLTRLNINEAGKILLKRGEGKLEKQFRMNCIGCGLFVCYRSEEDLESASFIYVVDGALSTVAAETNPQDAPVPPCISQLEGGLVQVAIEVEDRAQRSAITRVNADDVRVTVAAPAARGEANNELLEFMGKVLGLRLSQMTLQRGWNSKSKLLVVEDLTGRQVYEKLLEAVQP, from the exons ATGCCGAAGAGGACGACTCACACATACTCGAGCGAGGATGCAGCACCAGATGGACCAGATTCCGATCTCTTCGTCTATTACTGCAAGCATTGTAGTTCTCACGTCCTCATTACCG ATACGCAATTGCAGAAGATGCCCAAACGAAAAACCGACAAAGCATATGCTTTGGACAAGAAAAAGCATCTTACAAGATTGAACATAAATGAAGCCGGAAAAATTCTCCTAAAGAG GGGTGAAGGGAAATTAGAAAAGCAATTTCGTATGAACTGTATAGGTTGTGGACTCTTTGTTTGCTATCGTTCTGAAGAAGACTTGGAATCTGCCTCTTTCATTTATGTTGTTGATGGTGCACTTAGTACAGTTGCTGCAGAAACTAATCCCCAG GATGCACCTGTGCCACCTTGCATTTCTCAGTTAGAAGGAGGACTTGTCCAGGTGGCAATTGAAGTGGAGGACAGAGCACAACGCTCAGCAATCACAA GAGTGAATGCTGATGATGTTAGAGTCACTGTGGCTGCACCTGCAGCACGTGGGGAAGCTAACAATGAGCTTTTAGAATTTATGGGGAAG GTGTTAGGTTTGAGACTAAGTCAGATGACACTTCAGAGAGGGTGGAATAGCAAGTCTAAGCTTCTTGTG GTGGAAGATTTGACAGGTAGACAGGTATATGAGAAACTGCTTGAAGCTGTGCAGCCTTGA
- the LOC111877357 gene encoding UPF0235 protein At5g63440 isoform X2: MQHQMDQIPISSSITASIVVLTSSLPKMPKRKTDKAYALDKKKHLTRLNINEAGKILLKRGEGKLEKQFRMNCIGCGLFVCYRSEEDLESASFIYVVDGALSTVAAETNPQDAPVPPCISQLEGGLVQVAIEVEDRAQRSAITRVNADDVRVTVAAPAARGEANNELLEFMGKVLGLRLSQMTLQRGWNSKSKLLVVEDLTGRQVYEKLLEAVQP, encoded by the exons ATGCAGCACCAGATGGACCAGATTCCGATCTCTTCGTCTATTACTGCAAGCATTGTAGTTCTCACGTCCTCATTACCG AAGATGCCCAAACGAAAAACCGACAAAGCATATGCTTTGGACAAGAAAAAGCATCTTACAAGATTGAACATAAATGAAGCCGGAAAAATTCTCCTAAAGAG GGGTGAAGGGAAATTAGAAAAGCAATTTCGTATGAACTGTATAGGTTGTGGACTCTTTGTTTGCTATCGTTCTGAAGAAGACTTGGAATCTGCCTCTTTCATTTATGTTGTTGATGGTGCACTTAGTACAGTTGCTGCAGAAACTAATCCCCAG GATGCACCTGTGCCACCTTGCATTTCTCAGTTAGAAGGAGGACTTGTCCAGGTGGCAATTGAAGTGGAGGACAGAGCACAACGCTCAGCAATCACAA GAGTGAATGCTGATGATGTTAGAGTCACTGTGGCTGCACCTGCAGCACGTGGGGAAGCTAACAATGAGCTTTTAGAATTTATGGGGAAG GTGTTAGGTTTGAGACTAAGTCAGATGACACTTCAGAGAGGGTGGAATAGCAAGTCTAAGCTTCTTGTG GTGGAAGATTTGACAGGTAGACAGGTATATGAGAAACTGCTTGAAGCTGTGCAGCCTTGA
- the LOC111877341 gene encoding uncharacterized protein LOC111877341: MLFFGSPGSINDINVLNRSPIFINIYDGSAPDSSFEVRETPYKYDYYLVDGCYPEYAVFVKSFTCPHGSRRKKFKRAQVRARKDVERAFGALKKRWFILKKPAVNLGKEKVQEIMYPCLILHNMIIEDEGIAICAFDE; this comes from the coding sequence ATGCTTTTTTTTGGTTCTCCTGGTTCGATTAACGACATCAATGTTCTTAATCGTTCACCTATATTTATTAACATATACGATGGATCTGCACCAGATTCTTCTTTTGAAGTGCGTGAAACGCCATATAAGTATGATTATTATCTGGTCGATGGATGCTATCCTGAGTATGCTGTGTTTGTTAAATCATTTACGTGTCCACATGGTTCTAGACGAAAAAAATTCAAGAGAGCTCAAGTAAGAGCTAGGAAGGATGTTGAGCGTGCTTTTGGAGCTCTGAAGAAACGGTGGTTCATATTGAAAAAACCAGCAGTTAATTTGGGCAAGgaaaaagttcaagaaatcatgtatCCATGTCTCATATTGCATAACATGATTATTGAAGACGAAGGAATAGCGATATGTGCGTTTGACGAGTAA
- the LOC111877359 gene encoding 60S ribosomal protein L17-2, translating to MCYVEWLKSQIEKLIGPRPNQNQEDELVIVRNPRPSIRFFLGVAFAEHTKFLSATPAAAAAMVKYSKEPENPTKSCKARGSDLRCHFKNTRETAHAIRKMPLLKAKRYLEDVLVHKQAIPFTRFCRGVGRTAQAKNRHSNGQGRWPAKSAKFILDLLKNAESNAEVKGLDVDALHISHIQVNQAQKQRRRTYRAHGRINPYMSSPCHIELTLSEKEEPVKKEPETQLAPRTKKNQA from the exons ATGTGCTATGTGGAATGGTTAAAAAGTCAAATAGAAAAACTAATTGGGCCACGGCCCAACCAAAATCAGGAAGACGAACTCGTTATAGTTAGAAACCCTAGACCCTCCATTAGATTCTTTCTCGGGGTGGCCTTCGCAGAACACACTAAATTTTTATCGGCGAcgccagcagcagcagcagcaatg GTGAAGTACTCGAAGGAACCAGAAAACCCCACCAAAT CTTGCAAGGCCAGGGGATCTGATCTCAGGTGCCATTTCAAG AACACTCGTGAAACAGCACATGCTATCCGAAAGATGCCTTTATTGAAGGCGAAGAGATACTTGGAAGATGTTTTGGTCCATAAACAAGCCATTCCATTTACTCGTTTTTGCCGTGGAGTTGGAAGAACTGCACAAGCCAAGAATCGTCATTCCAATGGACAAGGACGTTGGCCTGCTAAATCTGCAAAGTTCATTCTCGATCTTCTAAAGAACGCTGAGAGTAATGCAGAG GTGAAAGGATTGGATGTCGATGCTCTTCACATCTCCCATATCCAGGTCAACCAAGCCCAAAAACAGAGGCGTCGGACATACCGTGCTCATGGAAGAATCAATC CTTACATGTCTTCTCCTTGCCATATTGAATTGACCTTGTCTGAAAAAGAGGAGCCTGTTAAAAAGGAG CCTGAGACTCAGTTGGCACCAAGAACCAAGAAGAACCAAGCTTAA